From a single Anaerolineales bacterium genomic region:
- a CDS encoding alpha/beta hydrolase codes for MRRLFYTSLFLLIFLASCSPGNLTAVPASSITLEDCILTSPAGNQLDARCGTLTVPEDRANPDGRQIDLHVAVIPAIKRNSEPDALFPLAGGPGQSAVEAFPSMISLLFQIREERDIVLVDQRGTGKSNPLRCLGPEDEELTEEQVLEKLKSCPGTLEADMRFYTTEIAMTDLDEVRAALGYETINIYGASYGTRAALTYLRMFPEHVRTVTLDAVVDPDFVMFMDAATDGQAALELFFSRCEADEACSSTFPGLRNEFESVLNRLDASPAEITIPHSLTNKPLDLTVTRGLVTNMVFNTLYVPDLVATLPLSIHQAYADENYIPLISQAFLVNAGLYEGMFYAVACTEDAPLISAAEAARRSEQSVFDDRTVVFSAVCSEWEQGSVSTEFREPVISDVPVLILSGEADPITPPRHAERVAESLTNELHLVFSGMGHGNLSSRCSVNLFRAFIKNASIQGLDTACVDAIQPPPFFVDFSGPRP; via the coding sequence ATGAGACGACTTTTCTACACATCCCTGTTCCTTTTGATATTTCTCGCTTCCTGCTCTCCCGGGAACCTGACTGCTGTTCCTGCGAGTTCCATCACGCTGGAAGATTGCATCCTGACGTCACCTGCTGGAAATCAGTTGGACGCGCGCTGCGGCACGTTGACCGTTCCGGAAGACCGCGCCAACCCGGATGGAAGGCAGATCGACCTGCATGTGGCGGTCATCCCCGCCATCAAACGTAATTCAGAACCGGATGCGCTTTTCCCGCTGGCGGGTGGTCCCGGTCAGTCGGCTGTCGAAGCTTTCCCCTCGATGATCTCCTTGCTGTTCCAGATCCGGGAAGAGCGTGATATCGTGCTGGTTGACCAGCGCGGTACTGGAAAATCGAATCCGCTGCGATGTCTTGGTCCTGAAGATGAAGAGTTGACCGAAGAGCAGGTATTGGAGAAGCTGAAATCCTGCCCTGGAACGCTGGAAGCAGATATGCGCTTCTACACTACCGAGATCGCCATGACCGATCTGGATGAAGTGCGGGCGGCGCTGGGATATGAAACCATTAACATCTATGGCGCTTCCTACGGAACCCGCGCGGCATTGACCTACCTGCGCATGTTCCCTGAGCACGTCCGCACGGTGACGCTCGATGCAGTGGTCGACCCGGATTTTGTCATGTTCATGGATGCCGCAACGGACGGTCAGGCTGCGCTTGAGCTGTTCTTCTCGCGTTGTGAAGCGGATGAAGCCTGTAGTTCGACGTTTCCCGGATTAAGGAATGAGTTCGAAAGCGTGCTCAACCGCCTTGATGCTTCACCTGCGGAGATCACCATTCCGCATTCCCTGACCAATAAACCGCTTGATCTGACCGTCACTCGCGGGCTGGTCACCAACATGGTTTTCAACACGCTTTATGTGCCGGATCTGGTTGCTACTTTGCCATTATCCATCCATCAAGCGTATGCGGATGAAAATTATATTCCCTTGATCTCACAGGCGTTTCTGGTCAACGCAGGTTTGTACGAGGGAATGTTCTATGCCGTTGCCTGTACGGAAGATGCGCCGCTGATTTCAGCCGCAGAGGCTGCCCGGCGCAGTGAGCAAAGTGTTTTTGATGACCGTACTGTAGTTTTTTCGGCGGTCTGCTCCGAATGGGAGCAGGGCAGCGTCTCAACTGAATTTCGGGAACCCGTCATATCGGATGTACCGGTATTGATCCTTTCCGGTGAAGCGGATCCCATCACCCCGCCGCGTCATGCGGAACGTGTTGCCGAAAGCCTTACAAATGAATTGCATCTGGTCTTTTCCGGTATGGGTCATGGCAATCTTTCCAGTCGTTGCAGCGTGAATCTGTTCCGGGCTTTTATCAAGAACGCTTCGATCCAGGGGTTGGATACCGCCTGCGTGGATGCCATCCAGCCGCCGCCATTCTTTGTTGATTTCAGCGGACCACGTCCGTAA